A genomic window from Motacilla alba alba isolate MOTALB_02 chromosome 2, Motacilla_alba_V1.0_pri, whole genome shotgun sequence includes:
- the KIF5B gene encoding kinesin-1 heavy chain isoform X2: protein MADPAECNIKVMCRFRPLNESEVARGDKYIAKFQGEDTVVIASKPYIFDRVFQSNTSQEQVYNDCAKKIVKDVLEGYNGTIFAYGQTSSGKTHTMEGKLHDPDGMGIIPRIVQDIFNYIYSMDENLEFHIKVSYFEIYLDKIRDLLDVSKTNLSVHEDKNRVPYVKGCTERFVCSPEEVMDTIDEGKSNRHVAVTNMNEHSSRSHSIFLINVKQENTQTEQKLSGKLYLVDLAGSEKVSKTGAEGAVLDEAKNINKSLSALGNVISALAESSTYVPYRDSKMTRILQDSLGGNCRTTIVICCSPSSYNESETKSTLLFGQRAKTIKNTVCVNVELTAEQWKKKYEKEKEKNKTLRNTIQWLENELNRWRNGETVPVDEQFDKEKANLEAFAVDKDITVINDKPATTIGVTGNFTDAERRKCEEEIAKLYKQLDDKDEEINQQSQLVEKLKTQMLDQEELLASTRRDQDNLQAELNRLQAENDASKEEVKEVLQALEELAVNYDQKSQEVEDKAKEYELLSDELNQKSVTLASIDAELQKLKEMTNHQKKRATEMMASLLKDLAEIGIAVGNNDVKPEGTGMIDEEFTVARLYISKMKSEVKTMVKRCKQLEGTQAESNKKMEENEKELAACQLRISQHEAKIKSLTEYLQNVEQKKRQLEESVDSLNEELVQLRAQEKVHEMEKEHLNKVQTANEVKQAVEQQIQSHRETHQKQISSLRDEVDAKEKLITELQDQNQKMMLEQERLRVEHEKLKATDQEKSRKLHELTVMQDRREQARQDLKGLEETVAKELQTLHNLRKLFVQDLATRVKKSAEIDSDDTGGSAAQKQKISFLENNLEQLTKVHKQLVRDNADLRCELPKLEKRLRATAERVKALESALKEAKENASRDRKRYQQEVDRIKEAVRSKNMARRGHSAQIAKPIRPGQHPAASPTHPSAIRGGGAFTQNSQPVVLRGGGRQDKVC from the exons tccaagCCATACATATTTGACCGTGTATTCCAATCAAACACATCACAAGAACAAGTATACAATGACTGTGCTAAAAAGATTGTCAAAG ATGTACTTGAGGGATACAATGGTACAATATTTGCTTATGGGCAAACATCATCTGGAAAGACACACACTATGGAA gggAAGCTTCATGACCCAGATGGAATGGGCATTATTCCAAGAATAGtgcaagatatttttaattatatttactCCATGGATGAGAATCTTGAGTTTCATATTAAG GtgtcatattttgaaatatactTGGATAAAATAAGGGACCTTTTGGATG tttcAAAGACCAATCTTTCTGTTCATGAGGACAAAAATAGAGTTCCCTATGTAAAG ggtTGCACAGAGCGTTTTGTATGTAGTCCAGAAGAAGTTATGGATACTATAGATGAAGGAAAATCAAATCGACACGTAGCAGTTACAA ATATGAATGAACACAGCTCCCGAAGTCAtagtatttttcttattaatgtAAAACAAGAGAATACTCAAACAGAACAGAAACTAAGTGGAAAACTTTACCTTGTGGACTTGGCAGGTAGTGAGAAG GTTAGTAAAACTGGAGCAGAAGGTGCTGTGCTAGATGAGGCCAAGAACATCAACAAGTCTTTGTCTGCTCTTGGAAATGTCATCTCAGCCCTGGCTGAAAGCAGT ACATATGTTCCATATCGTGACAGCAAAATGACCAGAATCCTTCAAGATTCACTAGGGGGTAATTGCAGAACCACTATTGTTATTTGCTGTTCTCCATCTTCTTACAATGAATCTGAAACTAAATCTACTCTTCTGTTCGGCCAAAG AGCAAAGACCATTAAGAACACAGTCTGTGTCAATGTGGAGCTCACCGCAgaacagtggaagaaaaagtatgagaaagaaaaagagaaaaacaagactCTGCGTAACACCATACAGTGGCTGGAAAATGAGCTCAACAGATGGAGGAACG GGGAGACTGTACCAGTTGATGAACAGTTTGACAAGGAGAAGGCCAACTTAGAAGCTTTTGCAGTGGACAAGGATATTACTGTTATTAATGATAAACCAGCTACCACAATTGGAGTAACTGGCAATTTCACTGATGCTGAGAGAAGGAAATGTGAGGAAGAAATTGCCAAACTTTACAAACAACTGGATGACAAG GATGAAGAAATTAATCAGCAGAGTCAACTAGTAGAAAAACTGAAGACACAAATGTTGGATCAGGAAGAG CTTCTGGCATCAACCAGACGGGACCAAGACAACCTGCAAGCAGAGTTGAATCGCCTTCAGGCTGAAAATGATGCTTCTAAAGAGGAAGTGAAAGAGGTGCTACAAGCCCTTGAAGAATTAGCTGTCAACTATGACCAGAAGTCTCAGGAAGTAGAAGATAAGGCAAAGGAATATGAACTGCTTAGTGATGAACTCAATCAAAAATCG GTCACTTTAGCCAGTATAGATGCAGAGCTTCAGAAACTTAAAGAAATGACCAACCATCAGAAGAAACGAGCAACAGAAATGATGGCCTCCTTACTGAAAGATCTTGCAGAGATTGGAATTGCAGTAGGAAATAATGATGTCAAG CCTGAGGGAACTGGCATGATAGATGAAGAATTCACAGTCGCAAGACTGTACATTagcaaaatgaaatcagaagTGAAAACAATGGTGAAACGTTGCAAACAGTTAGAAGGCACACAAGCTGAAAGCAataagaaaatggaagaaaatgaaaaggagttggctgcctgccagctccGGATCTCTCAG CATGAAGCCAAGATCAAGTCACTGACTGAATATCTTCAGAATGTGGAACAGAAAAAGAGGCAGCTGGAAGAATCTGTGGATTCCCTTAATGAAGAATTAGTTCAACTCCGAGCACAGG AAAAAGTCCATGAGATGGAGAAAGAGCACTTAAATAAGGTTCAAACTGCAAATGAAGTCAAG CAAGCTGTGGAGCAGCAAATTCAGAGCCATCGTGAGACACATCAGAAACAAATCAGTAGCCTGAGAGATGAAGTTGATGCAAAGGAGAAGCTCATCACTGAGCTTCAAGA CCAAAACCAGAAGATGATGCTTGAACAGGAACGTCTGAGAGTCGAGCATGAGAAGCTGAAAGCGACTGatcaggagaaaagcagaaaacttcaTGAGCTTAC gGTTATGCAGGACAGACGGGAACAAGCAAGGCAAGATTTAAAGGGTTTGGAAGAGACTGTG GCAAAAGAACTTCAGACTCTTCACAATCTTCGGAAGCTGTTTGTTCAAGATCTGGCTACTAGAGTGAAAAAG AGTGCTGAGATTGACTCAGATGATACAGGAGGCAGTgctgcacagaaacagaagatttCCTTCCTTGAGAATAATCTTGAACAGCTTACAAAGGTTCACAAGCAG CTGGTACGTGATAATGCTGATCTGCGCTGCGAACTTCCTAAACTGGAGAAGCGGCTTAGAGCTACAGCTGAAAGAGTTAAAGCTTTGGAGTCTGCACTGAAGGAGGCCAAAGAGAATGCTTCTCGTGATCGCAAGCGCTACCAGCAAGAAGTAGATCGTATAAAGGAAGCTGTAAGATCCAAGAATATGGCCAGAAGAGGACATTCGGCACAAATTG
- the KIF5B gene encoding kinesin-1 heavy chain isoform X1, whose amino-acid sequence MADPAECNIKVMCRFRPLNESEVARGDKYIAKFQGEDTVVIASKPYIFDRVFQSNTSQEQVYNDCAKKIVKDVLEGYNGTIFAYGQTSSGKTHTMEGKLHDPDGMGIIPRIVQDIFNYIYSMDENLEFHIKVSYFEIYLDKIRDLLDVSKTNLSVHEDKNRVPYVKGCTERFVCSPEEVMDTIDEGKSNRHVAVTNMNEHSSRSHSIFLINVKQENTQTEQKLSGKLYLVDLAGSEKVSKTGAEGAVLDEAKNINKSLSALGNVISALAESSTYVPYRDSKMTRILQDSLGGNCRTTIVICCSPSSYNESETKSTLLFGQRAKTIKNTVCVNVELTAEQWKKKYEKEKEKNKTLRNTIQWLENELNRWRNGETVPVDEQFDKEKANLEAFAVDKDITVINDKPATTIGVTGNFTDAERRKCEEEIAKLYKQLDDKDEEINQQSQLVEKLKTQMLDQEELLASTRRDQDNLQAELNRLQAENDASKEEVKEVLQALEELAVNYDQKSQEVEDKAKEYELLSDELNQKSVTLASIDAELQKLKEMTNHQKKRATEMMASLLKDLAEIGIAVGNNDVKQPEGTGMIDEEFTVARLYISKMKSEVKTMVKRCKQLEGTQAESNKKMEENEKELAACQLRISQHEAKIKSLTEYLQNVEQKKRQLEESVDSLNEELVQLRAQEKVHEMEKEHLNKVQTANEVKQAVEQQIQSHRETHQKQISSLRDEVDAKEKLITELQDQNQKMMLEQERLRVEHEKLKATDQEKSRKLHELTVMQDRREQARQDLKGLEETVAKELQTLHNLRKLFVQDLATRVKKSAEIDSDDTGGSAAQKQKISFLENNLEQLTKVHKQLVRDNADLRCELPKLEKRLRATAERVKALESALKEAKENASRDRKRYQQEVDRIKEAVRSKNMARRGHSAQIAKPIRPGQHPAASPTHPSAIRGGGAFTQNSQPVVLRGGGRQDKVC is encoded by the exons tccaagCCATACATATTTGACCGTGTATTCCAATCAAACACATCACAAGAACAAGTATACAATGACTGTGCTAAAAAGATTGTCAAAG ATGTACTTGAGGGATACAATGGTACAATATTTGCTTATGGGCAAACATCATCTGGAAAGACACACACTATGGAA gggAAGCTTCATGACCCAGATGGAATGGGCATTATTCCAAGAATAGtgcaagatatttttaattatatttactCCATGGATGAGAATCTTGAGTTTCATATTAAG GtgtcatattttgaaatatactTGGATAAAATAAGGGACCTTTTGGATG tttcAAAGACCAATCTTTCTGTTCATGAGGACAAAAATAGAGTTCCCTATGTAAAG ggtTGCACAGAGCGTTTTGTATGTAGTCCAGAAGAAGTTATGGATACTATAGATGAAGGAAAATCAAATCGACACGTAGCAGTTACAA ATATGAATGAACACAGCTCCCGAAGTCAtagtatttttcttattaatgtAAAACAAGAGAATACTCAAACAGAACAGAAACTAAGTGGAAAACTTTACCTTGTGGACTTGGCAGGTAGTGAGAAG GTTAGTAAAACTGGAGCAGAAGGTGCTGTGCTAGATGAGGCCAAGAACATCAACAAGTCTTTGTCTGCTCTTGGAAATGTCATCTCAGCCCTGGCTGAAAGCAGT ACATATGTTCCATATCGTGACAGCAAAATGACCAGAATCCTTCAAGATTCACTAGGGGGTAATTGCAGAACCACTATTGTTATTTGCTGTTCTCCATCTTCTTACAATGAATCTGAAACTAAATCTACTCTTCTGTTCGGCCAAAG AGCAAAGACCATTAAGAACACAGTCTGTGTCAATGTGGAGCTCACCGCAgaacagtggaagaaaaagtatgagaaagaaaaagagaaaaacaagactCTGCGTAACACCATACAGTGGCTGGAAAATGAGCTCAACAGATGGAGGAACG GGGAGACTGTACCAGTTGATGAACAGTTTGACAAGGAGAAGGCCAACTTAGAAGCTTTTGCAGTGGACAAGGATATTACTGTTATTAATGATAAACCAGCTACCACAATTGGAGTAACTGGCAATTTCACTGATGCTGAGAGAAGGAAATGTGAGGAAGAAATTGCCAAACTTTACAAACAACTGGATGACAAG GATGAAGAAATTAATCAGCAGAGTCAACTAGTAGAAAAACTGAAGACACAAATGTTGGATCAGGAAGAG CTTCTGGCATCAACCAGACGGGACCAAGACAACCTGCAAGCAGAGTTGAATCGCCTTCAGGCTGAAAATGATGCTTCTAAAGAGGAAGTGAAAGAGGTGCTACAAGCCCTTGAAGAATTAGCTGTCAACTATGACCAGAAGTCTCAGGAAGTAGAAGATAAGGCAAAGGAATATGAACTGCTTAGTGATGAACTCAATCAAAAATCG GTCACTTTAGCCAGTATAGATGCAGAGCTTCAGAAACTTAAAGAAATGACCAACCATCAGAAGAAACGAGCAACAGAAATGATGGCCTCCTTACTGAAAGATCTTGCAGAGATTGGAATTGCAGTAGGAAATAATGATGTCAAG CAGCCTGAGGGAACTGGCATGATAGATGAAGAATTCACAGTCGCAAGACTGTACATTagcaaaatgaaatcagaagTGAAAACAATGGTGAAACGTTGCAAACAGTTAGAAGGCACACAAGCTGAAAGCAataagaaaatggaagaaaatgaaaaggagttggctgcctgccagctccGGATCTCTCAG CATGAAGCCAAGATCAAGTCACTGACTGAATATCTTCAGAATGTGGAACAGAAAAAGAGGCAGCTGGAAGAATCTGTGGATTCCCTTAATGAAGAATTAGTTCAACTCCGAGCACAGG AAAAAGTCCATGAGATGGAGAAAGAGCACTTAAATAAGGTTCAAACTGCAAATGAAGTCAAG CAAGCTGTGGAGCAGCAAATTCAGAGCCATCGTGAGACACATCAGAAACAAATCAGTAGCCTGAGAGATGAAGTTGATGCAAAGGAGAAGCTCATCACTGAGCTTCAAGA CCAAAACCAGAAGATGATGCTTGAACAGGAACGTCTGAGAGTCGAGCATGAGAAGCTGAAAGCGACTGatcaggagaaaagcagaaaacttcaTGAGCTTAC gGTTATGCAGGACAGACGGGAACAAGCAAGGCAAGATTTAAAGGGTTTGGAAGAGACTGTG GCAAAAGAACTTCAGACTCTTCACAATCTTCGGAAGCTGTTTGTTCAAGATCTGGCTACTAGAGTGAAAAAG AGTGCTGAGATTGACTCAGATGATACAGGAGGCAGTgctgcacagaaacagaagatttCCTTCCTTGAGAATAATCTTGAACAGCTTACAAAGGTTCACAAGCAG CTGGTACGTGATAATGCTGATCTGCGCTGCGAACTTCCTAAACTGGAGAAGCGGCTTAGAGCTACAGCTGAAAGAGTTAAAGCTTTGGAGTCTGCACTGAAGGAGGCCAAAGAGAATGCTTCTCGTGATCGCAAGCGCTACCAGCAAGAAGTAGATCGTATAAAGGAAGCTGTAAGATCCAAGAATATGGCCAGAAGAGGACATTCGGCACAAATTG